The region GTAAGCCGTTGTGGCATGTGTGTCTGAATCAGTGTGTGTctatttattgttaaatattgtttatgcAATGTCTGCGTccggctgtgtgtgtgccatTTATACCTAATTGAAGGCATTTGTTGCTTGGCCAGGACCAGGAAACCCATTTCTGTGGTAAACACAGCAGCAGAGGCAATGTGTGAAGATTACGGACGGACGGATTTCTTGGTAAGTTGGGGGAatattattgggaatatatTAAGCAGCTAAGTCCACAAAAACACTCCACCGTGGCTGTCGATACTCAAGCGTTGACTGATGGACTCGACTCGATGATGGGGCTCGAAAGGCGAGCTTTGAACCGGGCTCATAACCTGCcgcaaaaaatgcaaatcgcAATCGCTCggctaattaattaattatgtatattttgcacacttttttccccctttttgtGTGTGGCAGAAAACGTGGCTTTGAAGTTCGTCCGCCCAAACACGAGTAGTTCCGCAGATTTATGTAAGACAAGCAACGCCCTAAGGTTGCATGGCCCGCAAAAACAGGTTCATTGCCGTATTCCCGTAACTCGAGACGGGGTTTTGTGTCAACGCTTAAAAGCTCATTTATCTTTGATTAACTGTTGCCAATGTTGCAGCACCCGAAGATGAAACGGAAACCGATGCGATCGCGATCCCGATAGCCAAGTTAAGTCGACTCAAAACGCTCGCATATTGCAAGCCCATCATTTGTCATATTTCCAACTTCCCATTTGGCGAGGTTGTATAAATATCTTCGAAATGCAGACGACAAACGTCAGTTGGCGAGCTTGAAGAGTGGTAAACAGATCCTCAGCGCTAGATATCAAAAATTCCTACCCAAGATGCGTGGATTACTGGTGAGTTAAAGGGTCTTAGGAATTATAGTTCAGCCTCATGGAAAACAACAAGTGTTACTAAACGAAATCTGAAAAAAATACATCAAGTTATAAATGATAATCTAAAAGTGTTAGTGCATCTAAGGAAcgtgatatattttataaaattatatagtGAAATTATGTGGATTACCCATGTTTTTAAATCACTAGTTTTCGGTGTATTCAATTGcaatttaatgttttaagATCGAGTCAGAATAAAAAGTCAGTGTGTTGTTCCGCActtccatttttttatattagttAGGAAACACCTGGTTAAATTAATAAGTATTAAGTAATATGTATTTTAGAAAGACTAAACAATGTATAAGGTTATTTCATATACgagtatgtatattttatttatgatacagaaacttttattttatgctaATCCAACTTTCATTTACCGCTTTCAGTTTCTTTGCTTCGTTGTCTGTGTTTCTTCGGCCAAGTTGGGCTATAACTACCAAGCTGCCGCCGTGGATCGTCGTTTTGCCGGACTCATAGATGCGGAGGCCACAGGATTCAGTTCCACgcagcaccagcaacagccacagcagcagcagcagttgcagcaggAGTCGCAACGGCAGATTCCCGCTGCAGCGGATGAGTTCAGCAAGGAGTTCTACACCTACGCCGCTCCGGAGGATGAGTTTGCCGACCGGGAGGCCACCGAGCACATTGCCAGCATGCTGAAGAGGAACCTGCGAGTGCTGTTCATCAAGTCGCCGGAGCACCAGGGTCTGACCAACGCCGCCCTCCAGCTGGCCAAGCAGGCCAGTGAGCAGCGGACGGCCATCTATGTGCTCAGCAAGCAGGCGGACGTGGGCCAGCTGGCCCAGCGCTTGGCCACCGAGAACCAGGCCCAGAACCACAAGCCCGAGGTGCACTTCGTCAAGTACCGCACTCCCGAGGACGCCGTGCGCGCCCAGCAGCTCATCCAGCAGCAGTTCGACGCCCTGGGCGGCAGCTCCCGCAGCTCGGACGAGGGCGTGGCGCCGGTCCTGGACTTCAGCTCTGCACCAGCTGCCATCAATGTCCAGGATCAGAACGAGGCTCAGAATCAGGTCCAGGCTGTCACGCCGCtcaacaaatatttgccagcGGCCCTGTTACGCAGCAAATAGTCTTTTAtctataatattaaattcccTTACTTAAGCCCTAGTATTATACACCTAGAAATACAAAGAATATTACAGGAAAATtggttcattttttttttcaattcgaTATTGGGAAAAGAAACACTTTTTTGGACTCCTATAATCTAGATTATTGATCGCagtctttttctttttctggtttatttttagcatggccttttattgaaaaaattggtcaaaaaaatatttttttgttgtaaatGCCAATTGATGGAAAATTGTATATCGATTTCATCAAGGTGCGACATTCCAGTTTTGGACaattacttttcttgtttcgctcAAATTACTGTTTTGAGAGTAAAACTGCAAGTTTagatttttggcgaaaaagCGTTGTTTTCCTTTGACtatttttggtgtaacttagttaaaatggttcaaaaaCCTAAAAgccgcactgttttggacagcaaACAAGCTAGTTAATTGAACGAAGTCATTTTTTAGCTTATTCTCAAAActtacaatttttacaaattttgacttttctgcaaggggtagcatcgttaAATTTTACGAAAactggtcaaaaataaaattttttcgatgtaaatgccaatcgatttgaaattttattacgagttcaacaaggtataaCATTCCAGTTTTGGAccataacttttattttttcggccAAAAAACTTATCTTTTGGGTGAAAAATTGGAATTCTatttttttggcgaaaaagcgatgtttttctttgaccttttttggtgtaacttggtcaaaaatggtcttaGACttaaaagacgcactgttttggtcagCTTACAACCTATATAATTGAAGGCAGTTATTTTCTGGTTGATTATtcaaacataaaatttttgcaaattttgacttttttgtaaggggtagcatcgtcaaattttgcgaaaattggtccaaaataaagttttttaggtgtgaatgccaatcgattggaaattttattacgagttcaacaaggtataacattccatttttggaccataacttttattttttcggccAAAAAACTTATCTTTTGGGTGAAAAATTGGAATTCTATTTTTTTGGCGAATAAGCGATGTttttctttgacctttttttggtgtaacttggtcaaaaatggtcatAGACGTagaagacgcactgttttggtcaACTTACAATCTATATAATTGAAGGCAGTTATTTTCTGGTTGattattaaaacataaaatttttgcaaattttgacttttttgtaaggggtagcatcgtcaaattttgcgaaaattggtccaaaataaagttttttaggtgtgaatgccaatcgattggaaattttattacgagttcaacaaggtataaCATTCTAGTTTTGGaccataatttttattttttcggccaaaaaacttatattttggGTGAAAAATTGGAATTCTATTTTTTTGGCGAATAAGCGATGTttttctttgacctttttttggtgtaacttggtcaaaaatggtcatAGACGTAAAAGACACACTGTTGTGGTCAGCTTACAACCTATATAATTGAAGGTAGTTATTTTCTGGttgattataaaaacataaaaatttttcaaattttgacttttctgcaaggggtagcatcataaaattttgcaaaaattggtcgaaattaaaattttttaggtgtgaatgccaattgattgaaaattttacaacaagttcaacaaggtatgccACTCCATTtttggaccaatacttttATTGATAcgcccaaaatacttattttctTTGGGTGGACAATGTTTCCTTTTCcggcaataaatattttcctattaCTAAGCTACAAAATCATTTGCTTATCGGTACAGTAtgttcttttaaataattctaGTTTTATGAAGTTTTCGAGAAGTctattgaatttaattatacatTGTCAGTAACAAAAAgcaatgaaaatttatttctatAGCATTTATAGCATCATTGAGACCTTTGAAATCAGCAGAGGTTGTCAGTGGATAATACGACTTAACGAGCTGAATTAATCCAGTTATGATTCACTGAAGTTTGCCCTTTTCGCGCTGTTAAATTGAGAGGCAGAAGAAAGTGGAGTGTCATCGACAGACTCTTAACCACGAACAGTGACAGCCCCAACGTGAAACTTTAAAGGCGATTATCGTGCAAATACAATATGCAGCGAGGGCAGGAACCAGCTGTTTCCCTCCCAGCCACTTCCTGGCCACTTAAGAGCACCCTGCTCACCCTCCTCCCCTCGAGGACTTAGCCAGGGGCCAGAGGGTTCCGGATCCTGTCATGTGCCCCACTCGCCCCGCCCTCCTTGCCTTTGCGAGGACGACAAGGAGACTGGCTCTGCTCGACTCTGATTCCTATCTCGCATGTTTCTGtcatatttcatatttcaaGTGTCCCCGGGCAGCTGGCAGCCAGCCCCCACAATCgtgaataatttaataatataataatcatTTCGTAGTATTGAAAACAATTTACGGTTTCCCAGGCCTAATGGGCCCCAGGGTCAAGgtttgataaaatatataaaatatgtgcTGTCGTTAGGGCTAATTATGGTGTCAGGTGGAATAGGCAAAACTCTGGGCGGGCCAGACTTGAATTTTAAATGCCCTCGTCTATTTATAGCCTAGAAAATTCCCTGTTCCTCGCATTTCCAGGCTTCCTTTTAAGCCACATGACATCCTCGGGTTTCCTTCTCCCTTTATTTAGACGGATTCAATAACAATTGCCGTGGGTCTGCGGTAATTTCCAAGAAACGCGATataaaagcacacaaaaagGAGCGTAggagcaaaataaaatgtagggTTCTTAAGGAAATACTCGTAAAATGAAGTGCCGACAAAATGTCTGCCGTTTAAATGGACCAACGTCTAAATTGTCTATATCGGATTAGAGCGCAACTCCTATTCAATTAATACAAatgactgctgctgctgcaggatgGTCGGCTAGCTCAACGGTTATAACTTTGCTGAGCGAAGGCAGGGAATTTTCGTTCTGCttttgcaatttaattaaacaaacagTTGGTGCTGCTGCGGTTTAGACCATGGTCCATGGGGGAAATGTAATTTGCAGGGACCGCAATCGAATGCTGCAAAAATTGCCAAGTGCCGACGTGTTGCCGACAGCTCTAATCCTTTGTGAAAAATTGTTATCGTTTTGGGGCCGTCGGTGGCGGCATTCAGAGGGGATCTAAATTTAATTGTCCCCGGGCTAAGGGGCTACCGGGGTGTGGCGGCTTGCCGTTTTGCGCCTGCCGGTGTTGCATAtcgattatttttaattgctctTTGACATATCTCCAGTCCGCCTTCGGGGACATCTAAACATGTAATTAGTCGGCCGCGTGGGCGGGGGCCTTAAAGCGCCCCAAGGGTGAAAAATCCATTCGAAGAGTGGCGTTTAAGCCGCATTAAAGCCAACAAAGGACACCGGGCACAAAGGACGACGGGCAGCCGTGCGTGCCAAGCAGTTGGCGTGTCCTGGCCGCTCTTCCTCCCGACTGTCAGTCGCTGCTTATATCGTTAATGTGCCGAAAGCCGAAAGCCCCGCCAGTGAAAGCGCAAAAAAGTGCGAAATGGAAACCGAATCGAAGTGAAAGCAAAAGCGGTGGGAGAAAAGGAAAACCAGAAATCGGCAGGTCGCCACATCATTCATTTCGGTCGGTGGAAAAGTAATGAAAAACTCCCATAAAACCTGAAGTGCTCGTAAAGCGGCCATAGGTTGCGGCCAAGTAAAAATAGTGTTGCCTGCTTTCAGGCGGCGTGAATGATTTGATGACGCGGCATACGTGGAGTCCTGCTGCTgccagagtgtgtgtgtggcttcCTTGTGTGTGTGTCACATGCCAGCCAATTAATCCGGCTGAGAAAAAAGACAGGACGAAGGCGTCCAAAAGAAGCGCGGCCAAAAGCAGCAGCTGAGCTACAATGCCGGTGCTTGGAAAGAAGAGCAATCGAAAACAATCGACACGGTAAAAAGCCgtataaagttatatttttttaaaaatataaatacggtatttaaacatttttattattcttaaaaaaatattaataaaaatttatagcCTTTACACAAAGTGCCTAAAAGCATGCTTTAAAAGGTATCGAAATAAGTACACCTTTTCTTTactaaaacaatttattgtggcatacttttagacacgtttataatcaaatttaagttCAAAATGATTTGGATTGCCAACCTCGTTTTAGAAACTCTAAAATGTAAACGACTTTTAGCTACAAAGCTAAGCTTAGCTTTCACTTCTATGTGTACCTTCTGAGAAAAGCGGACATGGTCTAGTCACCGCCTCACTGTTGGGCATCCTGGCTGAAACCGGAGCCTGCTGTGCCTATCATTATCCCTTTTGTTTTCGGGCCAGCAAATTGCCAGTGCAGTGGGATGGGGCTTTCCATTTCTATGCCCGGCCATTTGCTACCTGATTGCCTACATGACAGTCAACCTCGAGACAATTAGCTTTTCCCGGGAATCGGCTCGTTAATACCTTAATTCGAAAACACAAGCGCTGCACTCATGAAACATTCACAGCTGAGTTGGCAGCCGGGGATCGCAGTCGCCAAAGAATTATCGATGACAATAGATAGAGATTGGCCGGCGCAAGTCAATCATAAATCGCACCCTGCTGCGGGAGTGGGTTTCGGTTTGGGTGTGGGTTTCCAGTGGGTTGCGGGGCACAGAGTGTGGCATTATGCCGTTGGTTTGGCCTAATTTGCTTGCCAACCACTTGACTGCCGGCAATCGACAAGTCCCGAAACCCAATTGAACCGCAATTTCCAAATCGCACCCTAATATACGTAATAAAACGGGGGTCTTTGGCTTCTTAGACAAGCCGCAATGCAAATGGGAGTGCCCCGggggggcggtgggtggctCAAAAGGGGATTGGCCCGCCCCCTGCCACCGCCCACAAGGACGTTGTGAGCCGCAGACAGCGCCCAACCGAAAGGCAGCACAAAACGGAAATGAAACTTATTAAAAGATTTGGATCTAATCGATTTTCGTCCTTTCACGCCGAAATGAACTTTGCCGTTCAGCCGGTTCGGCTCGCTTTTCGCCTTTAGCTCTTGGCCCTCAGCTTTCAGCCATTAAAGTGGAAACTACATATAAACTGCGGCCCCTGCGAACCCCCCTTTGTGTTGACCAgccataaatttaattgaaaaccaAACTGTCTGTCTGTGACAGAGTATCTGCAACTGCACATGTGCACACGGGCACGAGTACGGGTATCTGTGTTTACTCAGCCCGTCGTACTCGTGTGCTAGTGACTTTTACTAAATTTGATTTGGCAGTCCTGCTCAAATTTAACTGCAACTGCGGCAAGGAAGTGCCAGGAGCAGGACAGGAGCACGAGCAGAGCCAAAGGAGCACCTCGACACACGCGAGACAAATGCGATTTAAAGTAATTTGAATACCGAATGGATTGTGTGCACTTATCGACACACATTCACATGCGCATTCGTTTTGCCAGGCACTTTTAAAATCGACATTTGCACACACGGGGGGAAATGATGAGTTATTCATATGTGCGGCatacaaatgtttttttgaGAAGCAGTATCAATATGTTCTTAATAATAAAGAGGGAATAAAGAAACAAGATACAGATAggttgataaaattaaaatgcattgcatttttaaacaatttgtcTTTAG is a window of Drosophila biarmipes strain raj3 chromosome 3R, RU_DBia_V1.1, whole genome shotgun sequence DNA encoding:
- the LOC108025026 gene encoding uncharacterized protein LOC108025026 — protein: MRGLLFLCFVVCVSSAKLGYNYQAAAVDRRFAGLIDAEATGFSSTQHQQQPQQQQQLQQESQRQIPAAADEFSKEFYTYAAPEDEFADREATEHIASMLKRNLRVLFIKSPEHQGLTNAALQLAKQASEQRTAIYVLSKQADVGQLAQRLATENQAQNHKPEVHFVKYRTPEDAVRAQQLIQQQFDALGGSSRSSDEGVAPVLDFSSAPAAINVQDQNEAQNQVQAVTPLNKYLPAALLRSK